The Saccharomonospora glauca K62 genome has a segment encoding these proteins:
- a CDS encoding transglycosylase domain-containing protein, producing the protein MGPAAAGAAAGAASGAMASEAAEREPELITHRAYNGTTDGPDPYSRFDGDGFDDDLVEDHHEPGPDDGDGGDKKGKKKGKAALTPAQRRKRRWKIIRRSLYAFVALFFVLPAIAFAITYFLVDVPSPEDVAQQQAKVVTYYYADGETEMGRDVPPDGGNRILLKPHEIPEHVKHAVYAAEDATFESNPGFDITGILRAVYNQATGGVGGGSTITQQYIKKATENEEYSITRKWTELVKAFKMSNEQSKEEIITAYLNTIYFGRGAYGIEIAAQAYFGKSVKDIDVSEAALLAGMIQQPGRSENPEVREKRWNYVMDQMVANGWLSREEREAAKLPELIDLEDAKPETISGPEQFILQRVKEELEKKGYPEDKLQTGGYRVYLTIDQHAQEAAEQAVKQVMEGEKEELMEALVAVDPKTGGVLAYYGGPYDPDVPGGQYDWAAAQRNPGSSFKPFDLVALLKKGKGLGETYDGSAVREFDGRPVRNANGDDCGTNCTVAEAMKRSINTVFFDIVVNEVGPQAVVDAATEAGIPEEGSGVDGRPTMPTLDGNISIGGGDTMVSPLHMASAYATFADNGIRHESHFVAKLTTSDGEIVFDNTSEVATEGEPAFSSDPAVSKQIAGNVTKSLIPVLEYSHLTCEGGYACAGKTGTHQYVSPDGQQKDENAEAWMVGYSPDVSAAVWVGTGKNQPIRDSNNNRIYGSGLPGQIWKLFMDAYHEGKPLTEFPEVELIGKPPTTPPPPPPDPAPETTTQTAPETTSQTAPEEPSDTSSAPSTPTGPGEGDEEEPPGYSNPGGPPVPPPDDWFGNNRDDRGGGEE; encoded by the coding sequence GTGGGCCCCGCCGCGGCCGGTGCGGCAGCGGGCGCGGCCTCCGGGGCGATGGCCTCCGAGGCCGCGGAGCGGGAACCCGAACTCATCACCCACCGCGCCTACAACGGCACCACCGACGGACCGGACCCCTACTCCCGGTTCGACGGGGACGGTTTCGACGACGACCTCGTCGAGGACCACCACGAACCGGGACCCGACGACGGGGACGGCGGCGACAAGAAAGGTAAGAAGAAGGGCAAGGCCGCCCTCACCCCGGCACAACGCCGCAAGCGTCGCTGGAAGATCATCAGGCGCAGCCTCTACGCCTTCGTGGCCCTCTTCTTCGTGCTGCCCGCCATCGCGTTCGCCATCACCTACTTCCTCGTGGACGTGCCCTCACCGGAGGACGTCGCCCAACAGCAGGCCAAGGTCGTCACCTACTACTACGCCGACGGCGAGACCGAGATGGGCCGCGACGTCCCGCCCGACGGCGGCAACCGCATCCTGCTCAAGCCCCACGAGATCCCGGAGCACGTGAAGCACGCCGTCTACGCGGCCGAGGACGCCACGTTCGAGTCGAACCCCGGCTTCGACATCACCGGCATCCTGCGCGCGGTGTACAACCAGGCCACCGGCGGTGTCGGCGGTGGTTCCACCATCACCCAGCAGTACATCAAGAAGGCCACCGAGAACGAGGAATACTCGATCACTCGTAAGTGGACGGAGCTCGTCAAGGCGTTCAAGATGAGCAACGAGCAGTCCAAGGAAGAGATCATCACCGCCTACCTCAACACGATCTACTTCGGTCGTGGTGCGTACGGCATCGAGATCGCGGCGCAGGCGTACTTCGGCAAGTCCGTCAAGGACATCGACGTCTCCGAGGCAGCGCTGCTCGCCGGGATGATCCAGCAGCCGGGCCGGTCCGAGAACCCCGAGGTCCGGGAGAAGCGCTGGAACTACGTCATGGACCAGATGGTGGCCAACGGCTGGCTCAGCCGGGAGGAGCGCGAGGCGGCGAAGCTGCCCGAGCTCATCGACCTGGAGGACGCCAAGCCCGAAACCATCAGCGGCCCCGAACAGTTCATCCTGCAGCGGGTGAAGGAGGAGCTGGAGAAGAAGGGCTACCCCGAGGACAAGCTGCAGACCGGTGGCTATCGCGTCTACCTCACGATCGACCAGCACGCGCAGGAAGCGGCCGAACAGGCCGTCAAACAGGTCATGGAGGGCGAGAAAGAGGAGCTGATGGAGGCCCTCGTCGCCGTCGATCCCAAGACCGGCGGTGTGCTGGCCTACTACGGTGGTCCGTACGACCCCGACGTACCGGGTGGTCAGTACGACTGGGCGGCGGCCCAGCGGAACCCCGGCTCGTCGTTCAAGCCGTTCGACCTGGTCGCCTTGCTGAAGAAGGGCAAGGGCCTCGGGGAGACCTACGACGGCAGCGCGGTGAGGGAGTTCGACGGCCGCCCGGTCCGGAACGCCAACGGCGACGACTGCGGCACCAACTGCACCGTCGCGGAGGCCATGAAGCGCTCCATCAACACCGTGTTCTTCGACATCGTCGTGAACGAGGTGGGGCCACAGGCCGTCGTCGACGCGGCGACCGAGGCCGGTATCCCCGAGGAGGGCAGCGGCGTCGACGGCAGGCCCACCATGCCGACCCTCGACGGCAACATCTCCATCGGCGGTGGTGACACGATGGTCTCCCCGCTGCACATGGCCTCCGCCTACGCCACGTTCGCCGACAACGGCATCCGGCACGAGAGCCACTTCGTGGCGAAGTTGACCACGTCGGACGGGGAGATCGTCTTCGACAACACTTCGGAGGTCGCCACCGAGGGCGAGCCCGCCTTCTCCAGCGACCCGGCCGTGAGCAAGCAGATCGCGGGCAACGTCACCAAGTCGCTCATCCCCGTGCTGGAGTACTCCCACCTGACTTGCGAGGGAGGCTACGCCTGCGCGGGCAAGACCGGTACGCACCAGTACGTGAGCCCCGACGGCCAGCAGAAAGACGAGAACGCCGAGGCCTGGATGGTGGGTTACAGCCCGGATGTCTCCGCCGCCGTGTGGGTCGGCACGGGTAAGAACCAGCCCATCCGTGACTCCAACAACAACCGGATCTACGGCAGCGGGCTTCCGGGGCAGATCTGGAAGCTGTTCATGGATGCCTACCACGAGGGCAAGCCGCTCACCGAGTTCCCCGAGGTGGAGCTGATCGGCAAACCCCCCACGACGCCGCCACCGCCTCCGCCGGACCCGGCCCCGGAGACGACGACCCAGACCGCCCCGGAGACGACGTCCCAGACGGCCCCGGAGGAACCCTCCGACACCAGCTCGGCGCCCAGCACACCGACCGGGCCGGGGGAGGGCGACGAGGAGGAGCCACCCGGTTACTCGAACCCCGGCGGGCCTCCCGTCCCGCCGCCCGACGACTGGTTCGGCAACAACCGGGACGACAGAGGAGGTGGGGAGGAGTAG
- a CDS encoding glycosyltransferase family 87 protein gives MSSDSHGLSSSPTPDTASLDATQREIPSWSDPLARAATQPLGGPLGAHAVVGRHWFWTPLRVCLLLAVLALTAGWFGKAACIQQYVTDDGHVELDWRSGRQYVAMCYSDIVPLYTAEQLDKPDSFPYATSWVENAGTEYEQVRYMEYPVLSGLFQWVNAKLTHAWSDAAQAGWLPGALPVAAYFNITAFFLSAAWLVTVWAVARTARRRVWDAAVAAVSPLVVVHAFTNFDALATAAAATGLLAWSRRRPVLAGVLLGVGAAAKLYPLFFLGPLLVLCLRAGRMRAWGKAAGAAALTWSAINLPFFLFLREGWSEFFRLNTQRDMDPDSLYNVVSYFTGWQGFDGPLAPGEAPTVLNTVSGALFLTLCAGIAYVGLTAPGRPRVAQLCFLVVAAFLLTNKVWSPQYSLWLVPLAVLALPHWRLLLGWMVVDALVWAPRMFYYLGTANKGLPEGWFLGTVIVRDLVVIVLCVVVLRQIYRPSRDPVRAAGVDDPTGGVLDGAEDSFVLPSWRRIGRRAEREDHTLARRNSMSAS, from the coding sequence GTGTCCAGCGATAGTCATGGCTTGTCTTCCTCCCCGACACCCGACACCGCGTCGCTGGACGCTACCCAGCGGGAGATCCCGAGCTGGTCCGATCCACTCGCACGGGCGGCCACCCAGCCCCTGGGTGGCCCGCTTGGCGCTCACGCCGTCGTCGGCAGGCACTGGTTCTGGACGCCGCTGCGGGTATGTCTCCTGTTGGCCGTCCTCGCCCTGACCGCGGGCTGGTTCGGCAAGGCCGCGTGCATCCAGCAGTACGTCACCGACGACGGCCACGTCGAACTCGACTGGCGGTCGGGCAGGCAGTACGTGGCGATGTGCTACTCCGACATCGTCCCGCTCTACACCGCCGAGCAGCTCGACAAGCCCGACTCCTTCCCCTACGCCACGAGCTGGGTGGAGAACGCGGGCACCGAGTACGAGCAGGTTCGGTACATGGAGTACCCCGTACTCAGCGGCCTGTTCCAATGGGTCAACGCGAAGCTGACCCACGCCTGGTCCGACGCGGCTCAAGCGGGTTGGCTGCCGGGAGCCCTGCCCGTGGCGGCGTACTTCAACATCACCGCCTTCTTCCTCTCCGCGGCGTGGCTCGTCACCGTCTGGGCCGTCGCCCGAACCGCCCGGCGCCGGGTGTGGGACGCCGCCGTCGCGGCCGTGTCACCGCTCGTGGTGGTGCACGCGTTCACGAACTTCGACGCTCTCGCCACCGCCGCGGCGGCCACGGGTCTGCTCGCCTGGTCACGCAGGAGGCCGGTCCTTGCCGGGGTACTGCTGGGAGTCGGCGCGGCGGCGAAACTCTACCCGCTGTTCTTCCTCGGCCCGCTGCTCGTGCTGTGTCTGCGGGCCGGGCGGATGAGGGCATGGGGCAAGGCCGCCGGCGCCGCGGCGCTCACGTGGAGCGCCATCAACCTGCCTTTCTTCCTGTTCCTGCGCGAGGGCTGGTCGGAGTTCTTCCGCCTCAACACCCAGCGGGACATGGACCCCGACTCGCTGTACAACGTGGTCTCGTACTTCACCGGCTGGCAGGGCTTCGACGGGCCACTGGCCCCCGGGGAGGCCCCCACGGTGCTCAACACCGTGAGCGGGGCGCTCTTTTTGACGCTGTGCGCCGGCATCGCCTACGTCGGACTCACGGCCCCTGGAAGGCCGAGGGTGGCGCAACTGTGCTTCCTCGTCGTGGCGGCGTTCCTCCTCACCAACAAGGTGTGGAGTCCGCAGTACTCGCTGTGGCTCGTGCCCCTGGCCGTGCTGGCGCTGCCGCACTGGCGGCTGCTGCTCGGCTGGATGGTGGTCGACGCGCTCGTGTGGGCACCCCGGATGTTCTACTACCTCGGCACCGCCAACAAGGGCCTGCCGGAAGGCTGGTTCCTCGGCACGGTGATCGTGCGCGACCTCGTGGTAATCGTGCTCTGCGTCGTCGTCCTCCGGCAGATCTACCGCCCCTCTCGCGACCCGGTGCGGGCCGCGGGCGTCGACGATCCCACCGGCGGGGTGTTGGACGGCGCCGAGGACTCCTTCGTACTCCCGTCGTGGCGCCGGATCGGCCGTAGGGCCGAGCGCGAGGATCACACCCTCGCGCGGAGGAACTCGATGTCGGCCTCCTGA
- a CDS encoding deoxyribonuclease IV: MQIGAHVRDDDPLSAARERAAESVQFFLSDPQGWRKPQPHPQASELADAGVSVFVHAPYVINVASLNNRIRIPSRKAVAQHAAAAAETGARGLIVHGGHVRKGEDPAEGLANWRKLFQRQEEQGGFEVPVLIENTAGGDGAMARDLDRIARLWDEVADFGAGFCLDTCHAHAAGWDLSEVVDRVRAITGRIDLVHLNNSRDERGSQRDRHANVVGGEGTIDPELLVAVARAADAPVIVETPPEGQEADIEFLRARV; the protein is encoded by the coding sequence ATGCAGATCGGCGCGCATGTCCGTGATGACGATCCCCTGTCCGCGGCTCGGGAACGGGCCGCGGAATCGGTGCAGTTCTTTCTCTCCGATCCGCAGGGCTGGCGGAAACCGCAGCCGCATCCGCAGGCGAGCGAGCTGGCCGACGCGGGCGTCTCGGTGTTCGTCCACGCGCCGTACGTGATCAACGTGGCCTCGCTCAACAACCGCATCCGGATCCCCTCGCGCAAGGCGGTCGCCCAGCACGCCGCCGCGGCGGCCGAGACGGGAGCGCGGGGGCTGATCGTGCACGGCGGACACGTGCGCAAGGGCGAGGACCCCGCCGAGGGGTTGGCGAACTGGCGCAAGCTCTTCCAACGGCAGGAGGAGCAGGGCGGTTTCGAGGTCCCCGTGCTCATCGAGAACACGGCGGGTGGTGACGGCGCCATGGCACGCGACCTCGACAGGATCGCCCGATTGTGGGACGAGGTCGCCGACTTCGGCGCCGGGTTCTGTCTGGACACCTGCCATGCCCATGCCGCGGGCTGGGATCTGTCGGAGGTGGTGGACCGGGTGCGTGCGATCACGGGGCGGATCGACCTCGTGCACCTCAACAACTCACGTGACGAGCGCGGCTCGCAACGGGATCGCCACGCGAACGTCGTCGGCGGCGAGGGCACCATCGACCCGGAGCTGCTCGTCGCCGTGGCGAGGGCCGCCGACGCACCGGTGATCGTGGAGACACCCCCGGAGGGTCAGGAGGCCGACATCGAGTTCCTCCGCGCGAGGGTGTGA
- the rpsF gene encoding 30S ribosomal protein S6, whose protein sequence is MSRPYEVMVILDPSLDERTVAPTLENFLQVIRSSGGNVEKVDVWGRRRLAYEIGKHAEGIYAVLDLNAEPDAVKELDRQLSLQETVLRTKVIRKRPPRGAKKAAKATAKA, encoded by the coding sequence GTGTCACGCCCTTACGAGGTCATGGTGATCCTCGACCCGTCACTCGACGAGCGCACCGTCGCTCCGACCCTGGAGAACTTCCTCCAGGTCATCCGCTCGTCCGGCGGCAACGTCGAGAAGGTGGACGTGTGGGGCCGCCGCAGGCTGGCCTACGAGATCGGTAAGCACGCCGAGGGCATCTACGCCGTCCTGGACCTCAACGCCGAGCCGGATGCGGTCAAGGAACTCGACCGGCAGCTGTCGCTCCAGGAAACCGTGCTGCGTACCAAGGTCATCCGTAAGCGTCCTCCGCGCGGCGCGAAGAAGGCCGCCAAGGCCACCGCGAAGGCCTGA